Within the Solwaraspora sp. WMMA2056 genome, the region GACTCACCGACGCTGCGGATCGCGTACGTGATGACCGACGGTGGTGCGCTCCCGGCCGGCTTCTCCCGCACCCTCGACGGGCTGGCCGGCACCCTGGCCGGCACGGTGACCGTCGGCCAGTGCTTCGGCGGTGACCTGGAGGCCACCACCACGCACAGCGGTCTGCTCGCCGCCCGCCACGTGCTGCACGCCGACATCGCCGTGGTCAGCCAGGGCCCCGGCAATCTCGGCACCGGCACCCGGTGGGGGTTCTCCGGCGTCGCGGTGGGTGAAGCGGTCAACGCGGTCGCCACCCTCGGCGGCCGGCCGGTCGGCGCGCTACGGATCTCCGACGCGGACCCCCGGGCACGTCACCACGGCGTGTCGCATCACAGCGTCACCGCGTACGGGCGGGTCGCGCTCGCCCCGGCGGACCTGGTGGTGCCGGCGGAGCTGCCGACGACGATCGCCGCCGAGGTGGCGGCGGCGCTGGCGCCGCTGACCGCGCCGACCGGTCGGCACCGGACGGTCCGGGTGCCGACCGCCGGCCTGACCGCCGCGCTGCGGGACAGCCCGGTGCCGTTGCGCACGATGGGCCGGGACCTGGCCGGCGACCACGCCTACTTCCTGGCCTGCGCCGCGGCCGGCCGGCACGCCGCCGCCCTGGCGGCGGCGTCAGGCCCGGCCGGCGACGCTGGCACCGAGGGCGACGGCGTCAGCTGACGATGATCAGGGTGGCCCAGGCCACCAGGATCAGCCCGAGCGCGGCGGCGAGCACCCAGGTCGGCACGGTGTACTCGCCACGGCGGTTACGGGCGATCTCCTCGACGACCTTCCGGCGTCGGCGCTCCAGCCAGGACTCGGTGGCCGGGAACGGGCTCCACGGCGGTGTGGCCGCCGGTGGCGGCGACGCGCCGGGGCCCGCCGGATCGGACGGCCCAGCGGGCGTCGACGGATCCGGCGGGGAACCGGGTCGGGTGGAGTCAGCCATGACCGGACGAGCCTACCGTCACATGCTCGCGATCAACCGTTCCACCCGCTCGTCGTAGGCACGGAACGGGTCCTTGCACAGCACCGTCCGCTGTGCCTGGTCGTTCAGCTTCAGGTGCACCCAGTCGACGGTGAAGTCGCGACGCTTCTCCTGGGCGTGGCGGATGAACTCCCCGCGCAACCGGGCCCGGGTGGTCTGCGGCGGTGTCTCCTTGGCCTCGAAGATCTCCAGGTTGGTGGCCACCCGGTCGACCTGGCCGCGCCGTTCCAGCAACGCGTACAGGCCCCGGCCACGCCGCAGGTCGTGGTAGGCGAGATCCATCTGGGCGATCCGGGGATGCGACAGCGGCAGGTCGTGCTTGCGCTGGTAACGCTCGATCAGCTTCAGCTTCGTGACCCAGTCGATCTCCCTCGCCACCGGGTCGAGGTCCCCGGTCTCCACGGCCCGCAGCACCCGGCCCCACAGTTCGACCACCCGCTTGGCGGTCTGGTCGCCGCCGCGACGCTCGACGAACTCCGTTGCCCGGGCCAGGTACTCCTGCTGGATCTCCAGGGCGCTGACCTCCTTGTTGGAGGCGAGACGGATCTTGCGGCGGCCGGTGATGTCGTGGGAGACCTCGCGGATCGCCCGGATCGGGTTCTCCAGCGACAGGTCCCGCATCACCACGC harbors:
- a CDS encoding DUF3866 family protein; this translates as MVRWRSGTVTGIRRRWRGAVELDVTVDGTTVRALAYPELVGVPEPGDAVLLNVGALAMGLGTGGYALVVAVPQRLPADPPGGDDRSGGHLVKARYTPLQAIVCGVDEEASPYRQVLADADDLAGMPVVTADLHSALPAIVAGALADSPTLRIAYVMTDGGALPAGFSRTLDGLAGTLAGTVTVGQCFGGDLEATTTHSGLLAARHVLHADIAVVSQGPGNLGTGTRWGFSGVAVGEAVNAVATLGGRPVGALRISDADPRARHHGVSHHSVTAYGRVALAPADLVVPAELPTTIAAEVAAALAPLTAPTGRHRTVRVPTAGLTAALRDSPVPLRTMGRDLAGDHAYFLACAAAGRHAAALAAASGPAGDAGTEGDGVS